In uncultured Methanobrevibacter sp., the following are encoded in one genomic region:
- a CDS encoding cobaltochelatase subunit CobN, giving the protein MVNKNLVFALILSILLLFSVTAVSAGENETISDVVSDSGELEEITLGQEVTDVTSSQSDEGTLEAGSNVINVHVYDSYDEIGKTWNEDGFALKGATVKLYDSNKLVSTQTTNQNGIAKFTGLDSSKYNLEFTYSTYNPIYLKDLDFTGKTGATLDIKDVMFVPDILLLVDYASHNEKVDLLMNMSKRIGYISTTNFDESRAWLAQYAKFIHIDMFAENSGYNKFTSSYLKQLLAQSPANKNYNVAYTFGTYTQEILNATDLHIVGANQSNNHYDTIENTYIGSYFQAEDIKDSNVLQTNMKNYFNYVRYLIEPNKYSNPTLTSDGIPLMSPECGFYHPDVGMVTLLPESDLIHEWITKNPGYSKTQDGSLNWMKYEYEQWVEHTLNPKVLFNKFEDKLKSKFNPDKKLIAIASYYCGGDVVDSLIRSYAKSGRLAFNVFKTSTTPSMSSILNRITNSSKIGISTITSLYSWSLSYANGSAEPDLSDIDLAVLKGVNEISEYSYNSDLGPQVEWTYAVTFPSFEGVYGPVILSYVDGEGKTKVIQAGVDKMVKLSCGWADLKDLGNSDKTIAIVLYNYPPGKAEIGASYLNVTQSTYDLIVKLYEQGYDTGGDIRKMYTPKELEEIIFKMGNKGSWAYGLLKQYVEENYDELVKHHQLISTRDFRNLVKDIPMNLIKNMTDYWGAGLGPSMVYNGTDEQYMVVPGIWFGKVFITFQPSRGWEELKTVENYHDLTLPPTQYYVSFYKWLDKTAKVNAIVNMGTHGTLEWLPGTNLGSMDGDWTFELTLNPTLYPYIVSNPGEAMVARDRIAALLLTHMTPAMVTSGLYGNYTDLNNYINYYKDQVKLNVSSNAEEYKKKIIKLAPTLGFRAFDEKNETFQDWLDHLHLYLEDMEDDFITYGLHTLGKILSGEELVEEVITITTSQTKIYNQIMEKLYPALKGKNFFDDVNNNLEYLVQASVVKQFLRQIITDMVNGSSLDDLAVKYNITANSALYNSTRYASQVIVNIQNNNEWNAILTALEGGYVKAGLFADPSYGDSIPTGYDGYAADPTRMPSHSAYESAVKIVDLLLANYYEKHGKWPELTSLILWGTEISRTEGIGVAEFLYFLGCKPVWQDNGKVVGVEMLPLEDLKVKLSNGTVINRPRIDVYASIVTSNKDWITWMVTATRLAAYAQGENETNNYVIKHFKENPSLDRLFGLPGNVLEGTGMSTLIPNTADWNIETLNELAMDIYLSRVSYAWSVDDKGNIVISNQKENFKYLLGKTDLITQNFDSTWRLFDSDDYYDWFGGLYNAASILRGKSGLERPDTAFVDIRNKNKYVSRTYQEEIDYEIRTMLLNPKYYIPLITGGGSGMNAYAARYQNMFGGLTVADTKLGKEMGNQLSGELLGMSGYIDGATSSFGYQTSLLWMVYLADQGTWDGDASTVKELINEYMRQATKYGVACCHHTCKNLAFNAKIIQMSSLTPAEKQKFAEILAQATNTDPLYQMQPEDQGYDSPQGGSSDGSANAGDDSSNAQQLANGTSDAKSSSSDGGNTAVGSQPGESGDAKSSSDAQSSSSSGSSGAGDSGAKAFELSDSSAAKSASSAESNMPIFVVIAVIILIVIFLVGYVRNDEEDYDDY; this is encoded by the coding sequence ATGGTTAATAAAAACTTAGTATTCGCATTAATTCTTTCAATATTGCTTCTATTCTCTGTAACTGCAGTTAGTGCAGGGGAAAATGAAACAATATCTGATGTGGTGAGTGATTCGGGTGAGTTAGAAGAAATAACGTTGGGACAGGAAGTTACGGATGTTACATCTTCTCAATCAGATGAGGGAACCCTTGAAGCAGGGAGTAATGTAATTAATGTTCACGTTTATGATTCTTATGACGAAATTGGCAAAACCTGGAATGAGGACGGTTTTGCACTTAAAGGTGCAACCGTTAAATTATATGATTCAAATAAGCTGGTATCAACTCAAACTACCAATCAAAATGGTATTGCTAAATTCACCGGTCTTGATTCTTCAAAATATAATTTGGAGTTCACTTACTCAACATACAATCCTATTTATCTGAAGGATTTGGACTTTACAGGTAAAACTGGTGCAACTCTTGATATTAAGGATGTGATGTTTGTGCCTGATATATTATTATTGGTGGATTATGCATCACATAATGAAAAAGTTGACCTATTGATGAACATGTCAAAACGTATCGGATACATCAGTACAACCAACTTTGATGAATCAAGGGCATGGTTGGCACAATATGCAAAATTCATCCATATCGACATGTTTGCTGAAAACTCAGGTTATAACAAGTTCACATCTTCATATTTAAAACAATTGCTGGCACAATCTCCGGCAAATAAAAATTATAATGTGGCTTATACTTTCGGTACTTACACTCAGGAAATTTTAAATGCAACCGATTTACATATTGTTGGTGCAAACCAGTCAAACAACCATTATGACACTATTGAAAACACCTACATCGGATCATACTTCCAAGCTGAAGATATTAAAGATTCTAATGTTTTACAAACCAACATGAAAAATTACTTTAATTATGTTCGTTACCTAATTGAACCAAATAAATATTCCAATCCAACATTGACTTCTGATGGTATTCCGTTAATGAGTCCTGAATGTGGTTTCTACCATCCTGATGTTGGAATGGTAACACTCTTACCGGAATCAGATTTGATTCATGAATGGATTACAAAAAACCCTGGTTACAGTAAAACCCAGGATGGAAGTCTTAACTGGATGAAATATGAATATGAACAATGGGTGGAACACACTTTAAACCCTAAAGTACTATTCAATAAATTCGAGGACAAATTAAAATCAAAATTCAATCCGGATAAGAAACTCATAGCTATCGCTTCTTACTATTGTGGTGGGGACGTTGTGGATTCTTTGATTAGAAGTTATGCAAAAAGTGGCAGACTGGCATTCAACGTATTTAAAACCAGTACCACTCCGTCAATGTCTTCTATATTGAACCGCATTACCAATTCCTCAAAAATTGGTATTTCAACAATAACCTCATTATATAGTTGGTCTTTAAGTTATGCTAACGGTTCAGCAGAACCTGACTTGTCCGATATTGATTTGGCAGTTCTTAAAGGGGTTAATGAAATATCAGAGTACAGTTACAATTCAGATTTAGGTCCACAAGTTGAATGGACATATGCAGTGACCTTCCCAAGTTTCGAGGGAGTTTACGGTCCGGTCATACTATCTTATGTTGATGGTGAGGGTAAGACTAAAGTTATCCAAGCGGGTGTTGATAAGATGGTTAAGCTAAGCTGCGGATGGGCAGACTTGAAGGATTTGGGCAATTCTGATAAAACAATTGCTATCGTATTGTATAATTATCCACCTGGGAAAGCCGAAATAGGTGCGTCATATTTGAATGTGACCCAGTCCACTTATGATTTGATTGTAAAATTATATGAGCAGGGCTATGATACCGGCGGAGACATCAGGAAAATGTACACTCCAAAAGAATTGGAGGAAATAATCTTCAAAATGGGTAATAAGGGATCATGGGCATACGGTTTATTGAAACAGTATGTTGAGGAAAACTATGATGAACTGGTTAAGCATCATCAATTGATATCCACCCGTGATTTCCGTAATCTGGTTAAGGACATTCCAATGAATCTAATCAAGAATATGACCGATTACTGGGGTGCAGGTCTTGGTCCGTCAATGGTTTACAATGGAACCGATGAACAGTACATGGTTGTACCGGGAATATGGTTCGGTAAGGTATTCATAACATTCCAGCCAAGTAGAGGTTGGGAGGAATTGAAAACCGTCGAGAATTACCACGATTTGACATTGCCTCCAACACAATACTACGTATCATTCTACAAATGGTTGGACAAGACTGCTAAGGTCAATGCAATAGTCAACATGGGTACTCACGGAACACTTGAATGGCTGCCTGGTACCAACCTCGGTTCAATGGATGGTGACTGGACTTTTGAGTTAACATTAAACCCAACATTATATCCATATATTGTTTCAAACCCTGGGGAAGCTATGGTTGCACGTGATAGGATTGCTGCATTGCTTTTAACTCACATGACTCCTGCAATGGTTACTTCAGGTTTATATGGTAATTACACTGACTTGAATAATTACATTAACTATTATAAGGATCAGGTGAAACTCAATGTGTCATCCAATGCGGAAGAGTATAAGAAAAAAATCATCAAACTGGCACCTACTTTAGGTTTCAGGGCATTCGATGAAAAGAATGAAACCTTCCAGGACTGGTTGGATCACTTGCACTTATACCTTGAGGATATGGAAGATGATTTCATCACATACGGATTACATACTCTGGGTAAAATCCTATCCGGTGAGGAGCTTGTGGAAGAAGTGATTACAATCACAACTTCACAGACCAAAATCTACAATCAGATTATGGAAAAATTATATCCTGCCTTGAAAGGTAAAAACTTCTTTGATGATGTTAACAACAACCTTGAATATCTGGTTCAGGCAAGTGTCGTCAAGCAGTTCCTAAGGCAGATCATAACTGATATGGTCAATGGCTCATCCCTGGATGATTTGGCAGTAAAATATAATATAACTGCAAATTCAGCACTCTACAATTCCACACGTTATGCGTCACAGGTTATTGTAAACATTCAAAACAATAATGAATGGAACGCTATCCTGACAGCACTTGAAGGGGGATACGTTAAAGCAGGACTATTCGCAGACCCTTCCTACGGTGATTCAATACCTACAGGTTATGACGGTTATGCGGCAGACCCTACAAGAATGCCTTCTCATTCAGCTTATGAGTCAGCTGTTAAAATCGTGGATTTGCTTCTTGCTAACTATTATGAGAAGCATGGCAAATGGCCTGAATTGACTTCATTGATCCTATGGGGTACAGAGATTTCAAGAACTGAAGGAATTGGTGTTGCAGAGTTCCTGTACTTCCTCGGTTGTAAACCTGTATGGCAGGATAACGGTAAGGTTGTTGGTGTTGAAATGTTGCCATTAGAGGATTTGAAAGTCAAATTGTCAAATGGTACAGTCATAAACAGGCCAAGAATCGACGTTTATGCAAGTATCGTTACCAGTAACAAGGATTGGATTACCTGGATGGTTACAGCTACAAGACTTGCGGCTTATGCGCAAGGTGAGAACGAAACCAACAATTATGTCATAAAGCACTTCAAGGAAAATCCTTCACTTGACAGGTTGTTCGGTCTTCCGGGCAATGTGCTTGAGGGAACCGGTATGTCAACTCTCATACCTAACACTGCTGATTGGAATATTGAAACTTTAAATGAACTTGCAATGGACATTTACCTGTCAAGAGTATCATACGCATGGTCCGTTGATGATAAGGGAAATATTGTAATCAGCAATCAGAAGGAAAACTTCAAATACTTGCTTGGTAAGACTGACTTGATTACTCAAAACTTCGACAGTACCTGGAGATTATTCGATTCAGATGATTACTATGACTGGTTTGGAGGATTATATAATGCTGCAAGCATTTTAAGAGGAAAATCCGGTTTGGAAAGACCTGACACTGCATTTGTTGATATCAGGAACAAGAACAAGTATGTTTCAAGAACCTATCAGGAAGAGATTGATTACGAAATTAGGACTATGCTCTTAAACCCTAAATATTACATACCACTCATTACAGGTGGTGGATCCGGTATGAACGCATATGCTGCAAGATACCAGAATATGTTTGGAGGTTTAACTGTTGCTGACACTAAACTCGGCAAGGAAATGGGTAATCAATTATCCGGTGAACTCCTTGGTATGAGCGGATATATTGATGGCGCAACAAGTTCATTCGGTTATCAGACATCACTTCTGTGGATGGTTTACTTGGCTGATCAGGGAACTTGGGACGGTGATGCAAGCACTGTCAAGGAGTTAATTAATGAGTATATGAGGCAGGCTACTAAATATGGTGTAGCATGTTGTCACCATACATGTAAGAACCTTGCGTTCAATGCAAAAATCATACAGATGAGCTCATTGACTCCTGCGGAAAAACAGAAATTCGCTGAAATCCTGGCACAGGCAACAAACACTGACCCGTTATATCAAATGCAACCTGAAGACCAAGGTTATGACTCACCGCAAGGTGGTTCAAGTGACGGTTCTGCAAATGCGGGTGATGACAGTTCAAATGCACAGCAATTGGCTAATGGAACATCAGATGCCAAATCCAGCAGTTCAGATGGTGGAAACACAGCAGTCGGATCACAGCCTGGTGAAAGTGGGGACGCAAAATCCTCAAGTGATGCACAAAGTTCATCTTCATCAGGTTCCAGTGGTGCTGGAGACTCTGGTGCCAAAGCATTTGAGTTATCTGACAGTTCAGCTGCAAAATCTGCAAGTTCAGCAGAATCCAACATGCCTATATTTGTTGTGATTGCAGTAATCATCCTGATTGTAATATTCCTTGTTGGATATGTGAGAAACGATGAAGAAGATTATGATGATTATTAA
- a CDS encoding right-handed parallel beta-helix repeat-containing protein, translating into MIKKINILLVLLLLVLSIGAVSAFDDVNGTVNSDEAIDSEIVASEEVNDLQSSSDNRYTVNSENYNTYFNEGGEATSAVKSGDTISIEGDFSKKNFTFRTPVNIVGLTNNKLENCVFTFYGGASGSNVSNLNIANKIDYHYGIFLNSASNCVIHDCFISNHAQAAYTICLGNGANYNNVTNNILKESGITYGHGTRSTSPVIISGSHNNYIANNQIFCWDANGIYLSNYPGGPLKGGVSNFNLIYNNTIKYDVLPTSWSYGIQTMGANNIIKSNKIIGAYRGISSAGFGNIIINNQIINLTGADFNNPNDEIAGETAIVGSTNSIIKNNYIINCKVQASGAGISALDGSVIENNYIQIVYREGVGITPLGSNIVVKNNTISTVAGPGILVNTHSFNLTFTENTIVSKSGVGILIQKISSKRMPGNITITFNTIYAGNSTTVPKIFSIDARDVDKSTENEIENNYVPKGYGEIATPQGVFDSSKPSYSFKGQTYVVNPSNYDNYFEKNGVLKADISKGDILIFEGEFTNKLNIIINNAVKIVGRNAIFINTTFKIYSDGVWVENLVIRNNKASKLNAWGLLVYKVRGATILNCDIQVFDPNAAYAIYVVESTDVDVINNTLFSSGNYLTYTLLAYSVDDCKFINNTIKTNGTGNIYINTGMDACIDGDESCLDGNEQCLDGDTFNGNHVVPAEVYRTYGILMLYASGNLVSGNKIDATSKLNETIETVESTNSVIGIDLYYNSHNNVFSNNEIHVKSNDNYIYGMGVLGHKSSNDAPEGQGASNNQFINNNINLEGTYFVEGFVIGRNSFDTVISSNIVYAKSNCVNYGINLEMSQKTNIENNIFTLNSDIIYGIEIFDSSNNTILKNEFNIFAKKSYGMLLSNSKNNDLYDNIIQSDVSDEEIIFNNFDSIPAGNAGIYLKVNSSCNIIKNNNITSKKGFAIILDEDAQNNIIQNNYLDSELGIGDDAVNNSMGNNVLENYKYLVSGKLQNVNIKYFENGTFIFITDDVGLNGAKIEFLDDFKEIINSTVISNGKASFNYDFNGFKYHSPASYLFYAKVYQKNYKLTEFECEVNIDNGVLKLSLDNVSGAIARTTLFNATVKNILGNGVSKIKVEFYVDDDGYEDYVGYAITDSNGFAIFNGKIPKIYGDNPSVIAKIDNPNYFQSTSARADLSAFWLINTNLLFNTNVQPNGIVATLKDEKGNVLINKQVIIKIGNAAYERITDSNGAIILPILSKGSYVVTILFYGDEQYYDSKNSAKINVLPSLFENKDQSVYYGNVIKYKVRVKGPDGRYCGGNVVSIKINGKTYNVKTDKNGYAIQSFKLKSGSYTITSEFNGDKVSNKLIFKPTLIAKNIVKKKAKKIKFSVKVVNKNGKAVKKKKVTFKIKGKKYIVKTNNKGLATVYLKKLNVGKFTIMSTFAGCTIKNTIKIKK; encoded by the coding sequence ATGATTAAAAAAATTAATATTTTATTAGTCTTATTGCTATTGGTCCTCTCAATAGGTGCAGTAAGTGCATTTGATGATGTCAATGGGACCGTTAATAGTGATGAAGCTATTGATTCAGAAATTGTTGCTTCTGAAGAAGTAAATGATTTGCAAAGTTCTTCTGATAACAGGTATACTGTTAATTCGGAGAATTATAATACTTATTTTAATGAGGGTGGAGAAGCTACCTCTGCTGTTAAAAGTGGGGATACAATCAGTATCGAAGGAGATTTTTCTAAAAAGAATTTTACATTTAGAACTCCTGTAAATATTGTTGGTCTAACCAATAACAAGTTAGAAAATTGTGTCTTTACTTTTTATGGAGGGGCATCCGGAAGTAATGTTTCAAATTTGAATATTGCAAACAAAATCGATTATCATTATGGTATTTTTTTAAATAGTGCATCAAATTGTGTCATACATGATTGTTTTATAAGCAATCATGCCCAAGCTGCATATACAATATGTTTGGGTAATGGTGCAAATTATAATAATGTTACTAATAATATTCTAAAAGAATCTGGCATAACTTATGGGCATGGAACTCGTTCTACATCTCCAGTAATTATTTCAGGGTCTCATAATAATTATATTGCAAATAATCAAATATTCTGTTGGGATGCAAATGGAATTTATTTATCAAATTATCCTGGAGGTCCTTTAAAAGGAGGAGTATCAAATTTTAATTTAATATATAATAATACCATTAAATATGATGTGTTACCAACATCTTGGAGTTATGGTATTCAGACTATGGGTGCAAATAATATTATTAAATCTAATAAAATAATAGGGGCATATAGAGGTATTTCATCAGCAGGTTTTGGTAATATAATTATTAATAATCAAATTATTAATCTAACTGGAGCGGATTTTAATAATCCCAATGATGAAATAGCTGGGGAAACTGCAATTGTAGGTTCTACTAATTCTATTATAAAAAATAATTATATTATTAATTGTAAAGTTCAAGCATCTGGTGCAGGAATTTCTGCATTAGATGGTTCTGTTATTGAAAATAATTATATCCAAATTGTTTATAGGGAAGGTGTTGGAATAACTCCATTAGGATCAAATATTGTAGTTAAGAATAATACTATTTCTACAGTAGCAGGACCCGGGATTTTAGTAAATACTCATTCATTTAACTTAACTTTCACGGAAAATACAATAGTTAGTAAATCTGGTGTAGGTATTTTAATACAAAAAATAAGCTCTAAAAGAATGCCCGGTAATATTACCATTACTTTTAATACTATCTATGCAGGTAATTCTACAACAGTTCCTAAAATATTTTCTATTGATGCCCGGGATGTAGATAAATCCACAGAAAATGAAATTGAAAATAATTATGTTCCTAAAGGATATGGCGAAATTGCAACTCCTCAAGGGGTTTTTGACTCTTCTAAACCAAGTTATAGTTTTAAAGGACAAACTTATGTTGTAAATCCTTCAAATTATGATAATTATTTTGAAAAGAATGGAGTTTTGAAAGCTGACATTTCTAAAGGAGATATATTAATTTTTGAAGGGGAATTTACTAATAAACTTAATATTATAATTAATAATGCTGTTAAGATTGTTGGAAGGAATGCAATATTTATAAATACAACATTTAAAATCTATAGTGATGGGGTATGGGTTGAAAATTTAGTTATCAGAAATAATAAGGCAAGTAAATTAAATGCATGGGGTTTACTTGTTTATAAAGTAAGGGGTGCAACCATTTTAAACTGTGATATTCAAGTTTTTGATCCCAATGCGGCATATGCAATTTATGTTGTTGAGTCAACTGATGTTGATGTAATTAACAATACATTATTCTCTTCTGGTAACTATTTGACATATACGTTACTTGCTTATTCTGTTGATGATTGTAAATTTATTAATAATACCATTAAAACAAATGGAACTGGAAATATTTATATTAATACTGGAATGGATGCATGTATTGACGGTGATGAAAGTTGTCTAGATGGAAACGAACAATGTCTAGATGGTGACACTTTTAATGGAAATCATGTTGTTCCAGCAGAAGTTTATAGAACTTATGGAATTTTAATGTTGTATGCCTCCGGTAATTTGGTTTCAGGAAATAAAATTGATGCAACATCTAAATTGAATGAAACAATAGAAACCGTAGAATCCACAAATTCCGTCATAGGTATTGATCTATATTACAATAGTCACAATAATGTATTTTCTAATAATGAGATTCATGTAAAATCTAATGATAATTATATTTATGGAATGGGAGTATTAGGTCATAAATCTAGTAATGATGCTCCAGAAGGTCAAGGAGCTTCAAATAATCAATTTATTAATAATAATATAAATCTTGAAGGAACTTATTTTGTTGAAGGATTTGTTATTGGTCGAAATTCTTTTGACACAGTAATTAGTTCAAATATTGTTTATGCAAAATCAAATTGTGTAAATTATGGAATTAATTTGGAAATGTCTCAAAAGACTAATATTGAAAACAATATATTCACATTAAATTCAGATATCATTTATGGAATAGAGATTTTCGATTCAAGTAATAATACTATCTTAAAAAATGAGTTCAATATTTTTGCTAAGAAAAGTTATGGTATGTTACTTTCAAATTCAAAAAATAATGATTTATATGATAATATTATTCAATCTGATGTCAGTGATGAGGAAATTATTTTCAATAACTTTGATTCAATTCCTGCTGGAAATGCAGGAATATATCTTAAAGTAAACTCCTCATGCAACATAATTAAAAATAATAACATTACTTCCAAAAAAGGTTTTGCCATAATTTTAGATGAAGATGCTCAGAATAACATTATTCAAAATAATTATCTGGACTCAGAATTGGGCATCGGTGATGATGCGGTAAATAATAGTATGGGGAATAATGTTTTAGAAAATTATAAGTATTTAGTGTCAGGTAAACTTCAAAATGTCAACATAAAATATTTTGAGAATGGAACATTTATATTCATTACTGATGATGTTGGATTGAATGGTGCTAAAATTGAATTTTTAGATGATTTTAAAGAAATAATAAATTCAACTGTTATTTCAAATGGTAAGGCATCATTCAATTATGATTTTAATGGATTTAAATATCACTCTCCCGCATCCTATTTGTTTTATGCAAAAGTGTATCAGAAAAATTATAAATTGACCGAATTTGAATGTGAAGTTAACATTGATAATGGTGTATTAAAATTGTCTCTTGATAATGTTTCTGGAGCTATTGCTAGAACTACCCTATTTAATGCTACTGTTAAAAATATTTTAGGTAATGGAGTTTCTAAAATTAAAGTTGAATTCTATGTGGATGATGATGGCTATGAAGACTATGTTGGTTATGCAATTACTGATAGCAATGGTTTTGCAATTTTCAATGGAAAAATACCTAAAATCTATGGAGATAATCCTAGTGTAATTGCAAAAATTGATAATCCTAATTATTTCCAATCAACTTCTGCTCGCGCTGATTTATCTGCATTTTGGCTGATTAACACTAATCTTCTGTTTAATACAAATGTTCAACCTAATGGTATTGTAGCAACTTTAAAAGATGAAAAAGGTAATGTTTTAATAAATAAACAGGTGATAATTAAAATTGGTAATGCTGCTTATGAGAGGATTACTGATTCAAATGGTGCGATAATATTGCCAATTTTATCTAAAGGAAGTTATGTTGTTACTATTTTATTTTATGGGGATGAACAATATTATGATTCTAAAAATAGTGCTAAAATAAACGTGTTGCCTTCTTTATTTGAGAATAAAGATCAAAGTGTTTATTATGGTAATGTAATAAAATATAAAGTTCGTGTTAAAGGACCTGATGGCAGATATTGTGGTGGTAATGTAGTATCTATTAAAATAAATGGTAAAACATACAATGTTAAAACCGATAAAAATGGTTATGCAATACAATCTTTTAAACTAAAATCTGGTTCTTATACGATCACATCAGAATTTAATGGAGATAAAGTTTCAAATAAACTTATATTTAAGCCAACATTAATTGCAAAAAATATTGTTAAGAAAAAAGCAAAAAAAATTAAATTCTCTGTTAAAGTAGTTAACAAAAATGGAAAAGCAGTTAAAAAGAAAAAAGTGACTTTTAAAATTAAAGGCAAAAAATATATTGTAAAAACCAATAATAAGGGTTTAGCAACGGTATATTTAAAAAAATTAAATGTAGGTAAATTTACTATAATGTCCACCTTTGCAGGGTGTACTATTAAAAATACTATTAAAATTAAAAAATGA